One genomic region from Kineobactrum salinum encodes:
- a CDS encoding DEAD/DEAH box helicase, whose product MSFDNLGLSASLLRAIADQGYTTPSPIQAKAIPLILEGRDVMAAAQTGTGKTAAFTLPLLHRLTDGRAVRPNRCRALVLTPTRELAAQVQGSVRDYGKYDGLTSAVVFGGVKINPQIALMRRGIDVLVATPGRLLDLHGQGFIDFSDVEVLVFDEADRMLDMGFIHDIRRIVKLLPVKRQTLMFSATFSAEITQLAQGYMQNPVKVEVSTPNATADTVTQWVYPVDKKRKPELLSHLVRDNAWNQVLVFTRTKHGANKLSQLLEKDGIRAVAIHGNKSQNARTKALGDFKSGKIQALVATDIAARGLDIEQLPQVVNFDLPNVAEDYVHRIGRTGRAGAAGIAYSLVSADEADYLYGIEKLIRKSLPREEIDGFEPEHAVPQGRPAQQTRPPARRGGAGAPRGQQPARRRRGGNGGRGNVSGSRAPR is encoded by the coding sequence ATGAGCTTCGACAACCTTGGGCTGTCTGCCAGCCTGTTGCGCGCTATTGCCGACCAGGGCTACACCACTCCCTCACCCATCCAGGCCAAGGCCATTCCGCTGATTCTGGAGGGGCGTGATGTGATGGCTGCGGCCCAGACCGGTACTGGCAAGACTGCCGCTTTCACTTTGCCGCTGCTGCACCGTCTGACCGACGGCAGGGCCGTGCGTCCCAATCGCTGTCGCGCGCTGGTGCTGACGCCGACCCGGGAGCTGGCTGCCCAGGTCCAGGGCAGTGTACGCGACTATGGCAAGTACGATGGCCTGACTTCCGCCGTTGTATTTGGCGGGGTGAAAATCAATCCCCAGATCGCCCTGATGCGCCGCGGCATCGATGTGTTGGTGGCAACGCCCGGGCGCCTGCTGGATCTACATGGTCAGGGCTTCATCGATTTCAGCGACGTGGAGGTACTGGTCTTCGACGAAGCCGATCGCATGCTGGACATGGGCTTCATCCACGATATCCGCCGCATTGTGAAACTGCTGCCGGTGAAGCGCCAGACGCTGATGTTCTCGGCAACGTTTTCCGCTGAAATCACGCAACTGGCCCAGGGCTATATGCAAAATCCGGTGAAGGTGGAAGTCAGTACACCCAACGCTACCGCCGACACCGTGACTCAGTGGGTTTACCCTGTTGACAAGAAACGCAAGCCCGAGCTGCTCAGTCATCTGGTCCGCGACAATGCCTGGAACCAGGTGCTGGTATTCACCCGTACCAAGCACGGTGCCAACAAACTCAGCCAGTTGCTGGAAAAGGACGGCATTCGCGCCGTGGCGATCCATGGCAACAAGAGCCAGAACGCCCGCACCAAGGCGCTGGGCGACTTCAAGTCGGGCAAGATACAGGCGCTGGTGGCCACGGATATTGCCGCGCGCGGCCTGGACATCGAACAATTGCCTCAGGTGGTGAATTTCGATCTGCCGAACGTGGCGGAAGACTATGTACACCGCATTGGCCGTACCGGGCGTGCCGGCGCCGCCGGCATAGCGTATTCCCTGGTCAGCGCCGATGAGGCGGATTACCTGTACGGGATCGAAAAACTGATCCGCAAAAGTCTGCCTCGCGAGGAAATAGATGGTTTCGAGCCCGAGCACGCCGTGCCCCAGGGGCGTCCGGCCCAGCAGACCCGGCCTCCGGCCAGACGCGGCGGCGCTGGAGCGCCACGCGGCCAGCAACCGGCCCGCCGCCGCCGTGGCGGCAACGGTGGCCGCGGCAATGTGTCCGGCAGTCGCGCTCCCCGTTAA
- a CDS encoding alpha-L-glutamate ligase-like protein produces the protein MIRLVSPAALRRLGILGMNRRNITFIGENNPRRNYQLVDNKLQTKKAALERGIVVPELYGVIDHQFQIDRMVEGLLDKTAFVIKPVQGSGGKGILVIVDRDGDNFIKASGAVVDAGALRRHTSNILAGLHSLGGRNDCAMIEALIDFNPALATYSYEGVPDIRVIVYRGVPVMAMMRCATHASDGKANLHQGAVGVGLDIATGRSIAAVQHGHLVTHHPDTGASFASLRLPDWDAILDLAAGCADMTGLGYLGADIVLDRHRGPMLLELNARPGLAIQVANQEGLIHRMTQAAEIAATAADHAGRIARARELFRVPETAFPPEA, from the coding sequence ATGATTCGCCTGGTTTCTCCCGCCGCGCTGCGCCGGCTGGGCATCCTCGGCATGAACCGGCGCAACATCACCTTCATCGGGGAAAACAATCCGCGCCGCAACTACCAGCTGGTGGACAACAAGCTGCAGACCAAGAAGGCCGCGCTGGAACGCGGCATCGTGGTGCCCGAGCTGTACGGCGTCATCGATCACCAGTTCCAGATCGACCGCATGGTGGAAGGCCTGCTCGATAAAACCGCGTTCGTCATCAAGCCGGTACAGGGCAGTGGCGGCAAGGGCATTCTGGTGATCGTCGACCGCGACGGCGACAACTTCATCAAGGCCAGCGGCGCGGTAGTCGATGCCGGTGCGCTGCGCCGGCATACCTCCAATATCCTGGCGGGCTTGCACAGCCTGGGCGGGCGCAACGATTGTGCAATGATAGAGGCACTGATCGACTTTAATCCGGCACTGGCCACTTACAGCTATGAAGGCGTGCCGGATATTCGGGTGATCGTCTATCGCGGGGTGCCGGTAATGGCGATGATGCGCTGCGCCACCCATGCCTCCGACGGCAAGGCCAACCTGCACCAGGGGGCCGTGGGCGTGGGGCTGGATATCGCCACCGGCCGCAGCATCGCCGCTGTCCAGCATGGCCATCTGGTCACGCATCATCCTGATACCGGCGCCAGCTTTGCGTCGCTGCGGCTGCCGGACTGGGACGCCATTCTCGATCTGGCGGCCGGTTGTGCGGACATGACGGGCCTGGGCTACCTGGGAGCCGATATCGTGCTGGACCGGCACCGGGGCCCCATGTTGCTGGAACTGAACGCCCGGCCCGGTCTGGCGATTCAGGTGGCCAATCAGGAGGGTTTGATCCATCGTATGACGCAGGCCGCAGAGATCGCCGCCACCGCGGCTGATCATGCCGGCCGCATCGCCCGGGCCAGGGAGCTGTTCCGGGTGCCCGAGACCGCTTTTCCGCCGGAGGCCTGA
- a CDS encoding inactive transglutaminase family protein: protein MIASRTQIGIVAGILILFGLGLTAYKVIRLDLPLWPGESREVWTIESKVNFKPSDGPVEVELQLPRPLGGWVLLEEHFASSGFGFTVVDETEGKLARWTRQTLETPTTLYYKMQAYRARLDTLPGFPISEPDSPLLEADQRAAMERLVADLRERSTGPATFVTLLIQELSRSQPTQDAEFLLGTYRTAKLGVMLDVLAFAGIPAHTVRGIRLQDGRRRQVLSSLLEIHDGSSWQLFDPVTAAAGLPDDFFVWQRGPGAVLRVVGGRDSSLEFALISNNLSAKTVVSMEQRRDDFALLDFSIYALPVEQQGIFKGILLLPVAAFVVVLMRIVVGISTSGTFMPILIALAFLQTTLWVGVAIFLSLVSAGLWIRSWLSHLNLLLVARVSAVVIVVILLMAILALASYKLGLDQALTVTFFPTVILAWTIERMSILWEEEGGHEVLVQGGGSLLVAVLAYMVMSTRVVAHLTFNFPELLISLLGVILLLGKYTGYRLSELYRFRDMAKLK, encoded by the coding sequence ATGATCGCATCGCGCACGCAGATTGGTATCGTCGCGGGTATTCTGATCCTGTTTGGCCTCGGCCTCACCGCCTACAAGGTGATAAGACTGGATTTGCCGCTCTGGCCCGGTGAGTCGCGGGAAGTCTGGACTATTGAATCCAAGGTCAACTTCAAGCCCAGCGACGGCCCGGTGGAGGTGGAACTGCAGCTGCCCCGGCCGCTGGGTGGCTGGGTGTTGCTGGAAGAGCATTTTGCGTCTTCGGGGTTTGGTTTTACCGTAGTGGATGAGACAGAGGGCAAGCTGGCGCGCTGGACCCGGCAGACGCTGGAAACTCCCACCACGCTATATTACAAGATGCAGGCCTACCGGGCCCGCCTCGACACCCTGCCGGGTTTTCCGATCAGCGAGCCGGATTCCCCGCTGCTGGAAGCGGATCAGCGGGCAGCAATGGAGCGGCTGGTGGCCGATCTGCGCGAGCGCTCCACCGGGCCGGCCACCTTCGTGACCCTGCTGATACAGGAGCTGTCCCGATCGCAACCAACCCAGGATGCGGAGTTCCTGCTGGGCACTTACCGGACCGCGAAGCTGGGGGTAATGCTGGATGTGCTCGCCTTTGCCGGCATCCCCGCCCACACCGTACGCGGTATCCGCCTGCAGGATGGCCGGCGCAGGCAGGTGCTGAGCTCACTGCTGGAAATTCACGACGGCTCCAGCTGGCAACTGTTTGACCCGGTGACCGCAGCGGCGGGCCTGCCGGATGATTTCTTTGTCTGGCAGCGCGGCCCCGGTGCCGTGCTTCGAGTAGTGGGCGGACGTGACTCCAGCCTGGAGTTTGCGCTGATCAGCAACAACCTGTCGGCCAAGACCGTGGTCAGCATGGAGCAGCGCCGGGATGACTTCGCGCTGCTGGACTTTTCCATCTATGCACTGCCGGTCGAGCAACAGGGGATTTTCAAGGGCATCCTGTTGCTGCCGGTGGCGGCCTTCGTGGTCGTCTTGATGCGGATAGTGGTAGGCATCAGTACCTCGGGCACTTTCATGCCCATTCTGATCGCGCTGGCATTCCTGCAAACTACGCTGTGGGTCGGGGTGGCAATCTTTCTCAGTCTGGTCAGCGCGGGGCTGTGGATTCGCTCCTGGTTGAGTCACCTCAATCTGTTGCTTGTGGCCAGGGTATCGGCAGTGGTGATCGTGGTGATTCTGCTGATGGCTATCCTCGCGCTGGCCAGTTACAAGCTGGGGCTGGACCAGGCCCTGACAGTCACCTTCTTTCCCACTGTCATTCTGGCCTGGACCATAGAGCGGATGTCGATACTGTGGGAAGAGGAGGGCGGCCACGAGGTCCTGGTGCAGGGCGGTGGCAGCCTGCTGGTGGCGGTCTTGGCCTATATGGTGATGTCCACCCGGGTCGTGGCGCATCTGACCTTCAACTTCCCCGAGTTGCTGATCAGCTTGCTGGGGGTGATCCTGCTGCTGGGCAAATACACGGGCTACCGCCTGTCAGAGCTGTACCGCTTCCGCGATATGGCGAAATTGAAATGA
- a CDS encoding putative ATP-dependent zinc protease encodes MVVDSSNCPVIREPVPCPVCEVPQCPEPEVIERIVLQTAPSQPGPEGPRTATAGELDLPVIGTVEYVVIEPPGLRLEAMIDTATDLTTIRAGNIRTVEKDGKRFVLYTLVDPETGEEQEMETRLRRRAAARNGEGKNYVVLMWLTLGDYRARVEVGLSDRTDMAYPLRVGRNLLTDVAIVDVSRKHTLDR; translated from the coding sequence ATGGTGGTTGACAGCTCCAATTGTCCCGTAATCAGGGAGCCTGTTCCCTGTCCAGTCTGCGAAGTGCCGCAGTGTCCGGAACCCGAAGTCATAGAGCGTATTGTGCTGCAAACGGCGCCATCCCAGCCGGGGCCGGAAGGCCCGCGTACGGCGACCGCTGGCGAGCTGGACCTGCCGGTGATCGGCACTGTGGAGTACGTCGTGATCGAGCCGCCGGGCCTGCGCCTGGAGGCAATGATAGACACGGCGACCGATTTGACGACCATCAGGGCGGGCAACATCCGCACGGTGGAGAAAGACGGCAAGCGCTTTGTACTGTACACCCTGGTGGATCCGGAAACCGGGGAAGAACAGGAGATGGAAACCCGGCTGCGGCGCCGCGCGGCGGCCCGCAACGGTGAGGGCAAAAACTATGTTGTGCTGATGTGGCTGACGCTGGGCGATTACCGGGCCCGGGTGGAAGTGGGTCTGTCCGATCGGACCGATATGGCGTACCCGCTACGGGTGGGGCGCAACCTGCTCACCGATGTCGCCATCGTCGATGTCAGTCGTAAACACACCCTTGATCGCTGA
- a CDS encoding acyl-CoA dehydrogenase family protein: MTTQPELTAANCLAATHEVSNQPDPLLDYNLYTTDAALQEAVKRHGGIWAEAEISAHGARCGESRTYDWGFLANEYKPRFFSHDRQGYRVDLVRYHESYHALLGLGLEAGLHSSPWTDPGPGAHVARAAKYYLQSQVESGHGCPLTMTFASIPTLRLTPALAQAWIPKVLNRAYDPANRPHTDKQALTIGMGMTEKQGGSDVRSNTTSAMPVNAAGPGEEYELVGHKWFTSAPMCDAFLVLAQASAGLSCFLVPRWRPDGSKNPLQVQRLKDKMGNVANASSEIELRGALGWLVGEEGRGVAAILEMVAMTRFDCMLGSSAAQRQAVAQAANHAAGRSAFGKYLIDQPLMRNVLADLQLELEGSLAFTMRMAQALDRSLAAQPDEHDRLLLRLGLPTGKYWICKRAPAHTYEAMECLGGNGVSEDFILARLYRDAPINAIWEGSGNVQALDMLRAVERSPQVLDTWFAELDKSRGGHRLLDESIHSLREQLQDTDQLEYRARTLVDQLALTMQAGLLLQAGNTAVAEAFIAARLGQQGARHYGTLPRGLAVDELVARALPRVS, from the coding sequence ATGACTACCCAGCCTGAATTGACCGCCGCGAACTGCCTGGCCGCCACCCACGAAGTCAGCAACCAGCCGGATCCGTTGCTGGACTACAATCTCTACACTACCGACGCCGCCCTGCAGGAGGCTGTAAAGCGCCACGGAGGCATCTGGGCGGAAGCGGAAATCAGCGCCCACGGTGCCCGCTGCGGTGAGAGCCGGACCTATGACTGGGGCTTTCTGGCCAACGAGTACAAGCCCCGTTTCTTCTCTCATGACCGCCAGGGCTACCGGGTAGACCTGGTCCGCTACCACGAGTCCTATCACGCCCTGCTGGGCCTGGGCCTGGAGGCCGGGTTGCACAGCAGTCCCTGGACCGACCCGGGGCCCGGAGCCCATGTTGCGCGAGCCGCGAAATATTACCTGCAGAGCCAGGTTGAATCCGGCCACGGCTGTCCCCTGACGATGACCTTTGCCTCGATCCCGACCCTGCGGCTGACGCCGGCCCTGGCGCAGGCGTGGATTCCGAAGGTACTCAACCGGGCCTATGATCCGGCCAACCGTCCCCACACCGACAAGCAGGCGCTGACGATCGGGATGGGCATGACGGAGAAGCAGGGCGGCTCTGATGTAAGGAGCAACACCACCAGTGCGATGCCCGTGAATGCGGCGGGCCCGGGCGAAGAGTACGAGCTGGTGGGACACAAATGGTTTACCTCGGCGCCGATGTGCGATGCGTTTCTGGTGCTGGCTCAGGCCAGCGCCGGCCTGAGTTGCTTTCTGGTGCCGCGCTGGCGACCGGATGGCAGCAAGAACCCGCTGCAGGTGCAACGCCTCAAGGACAAGATGGGGAATGTGGCCAACGCCTCGTCGGAAATCGAGCTGCGCGGCGCACTGGGCTGGCTGGTAGGCGAGGAGGGCCGCGGGGTTGCCGCCATTCTCGAGATGGTGGCGATGACCCGTTTCGATTGCATGCTGGGCTCCAGTGCCGCCCAGCGGCAGGCGGTGGCTCAGGCGGCGAACCATGCCGCCGGGCGCAGCGCTTTTGGCAAATACCTGATCGATCAGCCGCTGATGCGCAATGTGCTGGCCGATCTGCAGCTGGAGCTGGAAGGTTCGCTGGCTTTCACCATGCGCATGGCGCAGGCACTTGACCGCAGTCTGGCTGCCCAGCCCGATGAGCACGACCGCCTGCTGTTGCGACTGGGCCTGCCCACTGGCAAGTACTGGATTTGCAAGCGCGCCCCGGCGCACACTTACGAAGCAATGGAATGCCTTGGTGGCAACGGCGTGAGCGAAGACTTCATTCTCGCCAGGCTGTACCGGGATGCGCCGATCAATGCGATCTGGGAAGGCTCCGGCAATGTCCAGGCGCTGGACATGCTGCGCGCGGTGGAGCGCAGCCCCCAGGTACTGGATACCTGGTTCGCGGAATTGGACAAGAGCCGCGGCGGTCACCGGCTGCTTGATGAGTCCATACACTCTCTGCGCGAGCAACTACAGGACACCGATCAACTTGAGTATCGCGCCAGGACCCTGGTAGACCAGCTGGCGTTGACGATGCAGGCCGGCCTGCTGCTGCAAGCGGGCAACACGGCTGTGGCAGAGGCATTTATTGCTGCGCGACTCGGTCAGCAGGGCGCGCGTCACTATGGCACCTTGCCGCGGGGTCTGGCGGTCGATGAGTTGGTTGCTCGCGCGCTGCCGCGAGTGAGCTGA
- the msrB gene encoding peptide-methionine (R)-S-oxide reductase MsrB gives MLNWQDIERFVSGGTPAPDRRVERSETEWAALLSPEQYRVTRQAGTEHAFSSDMCSRFEPGSYCCVCCGTLLFDGDEKFESGTGWPSFTQPVRDNAIAYRLDSSLGGNRIETICNTCDAHLGHVFPDGPAPSGLRYCMNAVALRKVVETDSAAGEAE, from the coding sequence ATGCTCAACTGGCAGGACATCGAACGCTTCGTTAGCGGCGGCACCCCCGCCCCGGACCGGCGCGTGGAACGCAGCGAGACGGAGTGGGCCGCACTGCTGTCGCCGGAACAGTATCGCGTCACCCGTCAGGCCGGCACCGAACACGCCTTCAGCAGCGATATGTGCTCGCGTTTCGAGCCCGGCTCCTATTGCTGTGTATGTTGTGGCACCCTGCTGTTCGACGGCGACGAGAAATTCGAATCCGGCACTGGCTGGCCCTCATTCACCCAGCCAGTACGCGACAACGCGATTGCCTATCGCCTGGACAGCTCCCTCGGCGGGAACCGCATCGAGACGATCTGCAACACCTGTGATGCCCATCTGGGCCACGTATTTCCCGATGGCCCCGCCCCCAGCGGACTGCGCTACTGCATGAATGCGGTGGCGCTGCGCAAGGTGGTGGAGACCGACTCCGCAGCGGGGGAAGCCGAATGA
- a CDS encoding type II secretion system protein GspG, with protein sequence MRTAFATIALAVLLGACANPVRDAEQAVAANLRYVESLDFRNLEEYPGSVVCGQYRAIQRFGETSHWRIFVYRAGEVQVAPNAADRAIFCSEDPALHLYQQFSIQVDGNSSEALAQVAADLRLMSGLLEQYYQDHAAYPTNERGLQALAAPASEQPNPRKAPANGYLPAVPTDPWGRPYQYEAAPFAGSKQPPSLLTQGADGKPGGKGLDADITLEHLSYIEHALTL encoded by the coding sequence ATGAGAACCGCGTTCGCTACCATTGCCCTGGCCGTCCTGCTGGGCGCCTGCGCCAACCCGGTGCGCGACGCCGAGCAGGCAGTGGCAGCCAATCTCCGCTACGTGGAATCACTGGACTTTCGCAACCTGGAGGAATACCCGGGTTCCGTAGTCTGCGGCCAGTACCGCGCCATCCAGCGATTTGGCGAGACCAGTCACTGGCGGATATTTGTCTACCGCGCAGGCGAGGTCCAGGTCGCTCCCAATGCTGCGGATCGGGCGATTTTTTGCAGTGAAGACCCGGCCCTGCATCTCTATCAGCAGTTTTCCATCCAGGTGGACGGGAATTCAAGCGAAGCACTCGCCCAGGTCGCGGCCGACCTGCGTCTGATGTCGGGCTTGCTGGAGCAGTACTACCAGGACCACGCGGCCTATCCGACCAACGAGCGCGGCCTGCAGGCGCTGGCCGCGCCAGCCAGCGAGCAACCCAACCCGCGCAAGGCCCCTGCCAACGGCTACCTGCCGGCTGTGCCGACGGACCCCTGGGGACGCCCCTACCAATACGAGGCGGCACCGTTTGCCGGCAGCAAGCAACCGCCCTCGCTGCTGACTCAGGGGGCAGATGGCAAACCTGGCGGCAAGGGGCTGGATGCGGATATCACCCTTGAACACCTGTCCTATATTGAACATGCCCTGACACTGTGA
- a CDS encoding acyl-CoA thioesterase, producing MTTELPFTETVRVRYRDTDAQGHLYFANYLVLADETAGAYMETLGYSSMNPSLAPCFVFTVNVNCDYLGECTAFDRIKVAVGYTRLGRSSAEMTFELRREADAAILARGSLTQVFVDKVTRKSIRIPAAYREAIIQHQPELAAAGS from the coding sequence TTGACGACCGAGCTGCCATTTACGGAAACCGTACGGGTACGCTATCGCGACACGGACGCCCAAGGACACCTGTATTTTGCCAATTACCTGGTGCTGGCGGACGAAACGGCCGGCGCCTACATGGAGACCCTGGGCTACAGCAGCATGAATCCATCGCTGGCTCCCTGCTTTGTTTTCACGGTCAATGTCAACTGCGACTATCTGGGCGAGTGCACGGCCTTTGACCGGATAAAGGTCGCGGTGGGCTATACCCGCCTGGGACGCAGCAGTGCCGAGATGACCTTTGAACTGCGGCGGGAGGCGGACGCGGCAATCCTCGCCCGCGGCAGCCTCACCCAGGTGTTCGTGGACAAGGTGACGCGCAAATCCATCCGTATCCCGGCAGCCTACCGCGAGGCCATCATCCAACACCAACCGGAACTGGCAGCCGCCGGGAGCTGA
- the sufC gene encoding Fe-S cluster assembly ATPase SufC: MLKIDNLHARVEKEDILKGLDLNVKPGEIHAIMGPNGSGKSTLGHVLAGRPGYTVTAGSVQFLGQDLLALETEERAHLGIFLAFQYPVEIPGVSNMEFLKASVDAVREYRGEPALDSISFMKRAREICKTVDLDQAFLKRGVNEGFSGGEKKRNELMQMMLLEPKLAIMDETDSGLDIDALQVVSAGINAMRSPQRSFILVTHYQRLLNFIEPDFVHVLSGGRIVRSGDKSLALELEEKGYAWLEDVA; encoded by the coding sequence ATGCTGAAGATTGACAACCTGCACGCCAGGGTCGAAAAGGAAGATATTCTCAAGGGACTGGACCTGAACGTGAAGCCCGGTGAAATCCACGCCATCATGGGACCCAACGGCTCCGGCAAGAGCACCCTGGGGCACGTGCTCGCGGGGCGTCCGGGCTATACCGTGACCGCGGGTTCCGTGCAGTTCCTGGGGCAGGATCTGCTGGCGCTTGAGACCGAGGAGCGCGCTCACCTGGGCATTTTCCTCGCATTCCAGTACCCGGTGGAAATTCCCGGGGTCAGCAACATGGAATTCCTCAAGGCCTCGGTGGATGCGGTGCGCGAATACCGCGGCGAGCCCGCGCTGGACAGCATCAGCTTCATGAAGCGCGCCCGCGAGATCTGCAAGACCGTGGATCTGGATCAGGCTTTCCTGAAGCGTGGCGTCAACGAGGGTTTTTCCGGCGGCGAGAAGAAACGCAATGAGCTGATGCAGATGATGCTGCTGGAGCCCAAACTGGCGATCATGGACGAAACCGACAGCGGCCTGGATATCGACGCGCTGCAGGTCGTCTCCGCCGGCATCAATGCCATGCGCAGCCCTCAGCGCAGCTTTATTCTTGTGACCCACTACCAGCGTCTGCTGAACTTTATCGAGCCCGATTTCGTCCACGTGCTGTCCGGCGGTCGCATCGTACGCTCCGGCGACAAATCGCTGGCCCTGGAACTGGAAGAAAAAGGCTATGCCTGGCTGGAGGATGTGGCCTGA
- the sufD gene encoding Fe-S cluster assembly protein SufD: protein MSDFMRQPLAADINAAPDWLQDIRSRGRTAWRHSTMPTRKTEAWKYTSLQALQQPFAVTTASTAATDVSDIDYPVLGGPTLVFADGHFRQDLSTTTLPPGLTLLRFADASPEQAARIAAQLGTAILPGRHVFAPLNDATLADGVFLEVAANTRIEAPLHVVWLTTGQTQPISVTQRLLVCLGPNSEASLTESFANIATGGTAFTNGITELLLERGSHLSHYRLHLEQGAAVHIGGVHARLGQDSVLSGFHLALGSALKRIDLVVDHQGTGAHCDLDGIYLPRGQEIVDYHTCMEHSVAHCSSRERFRGIIADEATAVFNGRIHIHPQAQKTRAELSNNNLLTSNKAEINTKPELEIYADDVQCAHGATVAQLDPHTLHYLRTRGIPREEAEVMLSYGFINELVENLTQTVVRDWLKPLLARRFAPNPRLVRHLL, encoded by the coding sequence ATGTCCGATTTCATGCGCCAACCTCTGGCCGCCGACATCAATGCCGCCCCGGACTGGTTGCAGGATATCCGCAGCCGCGGTCGCACCGCCTGGCGGCACAGCACGATGCCGACACGCAAGACCGAGGCCTGGAAGTACACCAGCCTGCAGGCGCTGCAGCAACCGTTCGCGGTCACAACCGCCAGTACTGCGGCCACCGACGTGTCCGACATCGATTATCCCGTGCTGGGTGGGCCCACGCTGGTCTTTGCCGACGGCCACTTCCGCCAGGATCTGTCCACCACCACGCTGCCACCGGGGCTTACCCTGTTGCGTTTTGCCGATGCTTCGCCGGAACAGGCGGCGCGGATAGCCGCGCAGCTCGGTACCGCAATACTGCCCGGACGGCATGTTTTCGCGCCCTTGAACGACGCAACCCTGGCCGACGGGGTTTTTCTGGAGGTCGCGGCAAATACCAGAATCGAAGCGCCGCTGCATGTGGTCTGGCTGACCACCGGCCAGACCCAGCCGATCAGTGTAACCCAGCGCCTGCTGGTGTGCCTGGGTCCGAACAGCGAAGCCTCACTGACAGAGAGCTTCGCCAATATCGCGACGGGGGGCACGGCTTTTACCAATGGCATTACCGAGCTGCTGCTCGAACGTGGCTCGCACCTGAGCCACTATCGTCTGCACCTGGAACAGGGCGCGGCGGTCCATATTGGCGGTGTCCATGCACGGTTGGGACAGGATAGCGTGCTCAGCGGTTTCCATCTGGCTCTGGGCAGTGCCCTCAAGCGCATCGACCTGGTCGTGGATCACCAGGGGACCGGCGCCCACTGCGACCTGGATGGCATATACCTGCCCCGCGGCCAGGAAATCGTCGACTACCATACCTGCATGGAGCACAGCGTAGCCCACTGCAGCAGCCGGGAACGCTTCCGTGGCATTATCGCCGACGAGGCCACGGCGGTATTCAATGGGCGTATCCACATTCATCCCCAGGCTCAGAAAACACGGGCCGAGCTCAGCAACAACAATTTGCTGACCAGCAACAAGGCCGAAATCAACACCAAACCGGAACTGGAGATCTATGCGGACGACGTCCAGTGCGCCCACGGCGCCACGGTGGCGCAGCTGGACCCGCATACCCTGCATTACCTGCGCACCCGCGGCATACCGCGGGAAGAGGCAGAGGTGATGCTCAGTTACGGCTTCATCAATGAACTGGTGGAGAACCTGACACAAACCGTAGTGCGCGACTGGCTCAAGCCACTGCTGGCACGCCGCTTCGCGCCCAACCCACGACTCGTCAGGCACCTGCTATGA